TCTTTATCTTTTGTAAATGCCTCACAGAGTGCCTGATACGTTTCATCCCGTGTGGCATTACTCACCCTTCGCACACAGGTGACCCTGTCCTCAACGGCAGCGATCATCTTGTCTGATATCTTTTCCTCAGACACCCTGAGAACCGAGAACATCCTCTTTACATCCAGATCGTACAGGATCGTCCCGTGCTGGAGCAACACCTTGCCCCTGCGGGTCTGGGCATTGCCCGATATCTTTTTTCCCTGGGTGACAATATCATTGATGGGCTTGAATTCCGAACAGATCCCCAATCTTGAAAAGGCTTCCACGATCCAGCCGCAGATAAGGTTATATGATGCAATAATGTCCTTGCCGAAAAATGATTCCGGAGCGATCACCGAATAGGTGATCTCGCCGTCATGATCGTGATACACTGTACCCCCGCCGGTACGCCTGCGGACCTGGTCCACACCCAGCTGCCTGCACGCATCCAGATTCACCTCGGTTTCCATGCTCTGGAAATATCCGATAGAAACAGCTGAGGGCAGCCAGCGATAGAACCGGATGGTAGGGGGACCGCCTGCCCTGACAGCTTCACTGGCAGCCTCATCCAGTGCCATTGCCGTGGCAGCATCATGGGTTTCAAGGGGGATCACCCGCCATTTCATTGTGATGCCTCCATGATCACCCGGGCAAAGTCCTGTGCCGATGCACCGATAAGCTGGGCATTATGCCCCTGAAGAACGTGATCAATGGTCTGTGCCAGGTCATCATCACCTAATCTTTTTCCGATAAGTGACGATTCGATCGTTTCTATGAGCTCTTCAGGGTGCAGGAAGAAATCTCCTGTGAACTGTACGGATATGATACTGCCATTATGCAATTCCACCTTTGTATTGACCATTTTACCTCCACTGACTTTAAGCGATGCTGTACCCATGATATTCCCTCAACAATTTTTTACCCTGTACACTCTATCATTTTTCCTGACCCTTCCCGTCACGCCCAGGCCCACCTCGTCACCTTTCAAGGCTTTCCGGACCGATTTCTCCCCTATTTGCAATGACTCTACTTTTTGCTCTACATAGGTATTTGTCCCCTCAATAACGACGATATCCCCTACGACCAGTCCCTGTTCCAGCAGCCTGACGGCTGCAGCACCCTGCTTTGGGAAATAGTTTAGAACCACACCTACAGCATGTCTGATTACAGGGGATGCATTCATATCAGCTTCCACAGCCTGTCCATCAGGCCCTGGCACTCCGAAATAGAATCCAGTGGAAAATTCCCTGTTATAAACATCGTTCAATTCTTGTTTCCATTCCCTGGCTTTTAGGATGGTATACGAACCGTTTTCATATGCATCAAGTGCCTGCCGGTAACATCTGGAAACAGTGGATGTGTAACTTGTATTCCGCAGCCTGCCCTCGATTTTAAATGCATCTACTCCAGTTTCTATTAGTTCAGGAATATGTTCTATCATACACAGGTCTTTAGAACTGAGCAGAAATTTTCCTCCCAATTCGACAAGCGCCCCGTCTTCACCGTGCAGGGTCCACTGCCAACGGCAGGGTTGGATGCAATCGCCGCAGTTACCTGATTTTCCCAGCAGGTAAGCTGACAGGTAGCATCGCCCCGAGATCGCCTGGCACATGGCACCGTGCACGAATACTTCGAGTTCTATTGATGTATGCTGCCTGATATCCTTGATCTGCTTAAGGCTTAACTCCCTTGATAATACCACACGGCTAGCCCCCAGTTTTTGGTAAAATTCCGCTGCCTGCCAGTTAGAAACATTGGCCTGGGTGGATATATGGACCCTGAGACCCTGATCCAATGCTACTTGAATTACAGCGGGGTCCCATGCAATAACTGCATCAACTTGAGCATTTTCTGCTCCCTCCAGAACAGAACTCATAGCAGGTAGATCTTCAGGATAGACAACAGTATTGACTGCCAAATAAGATTTCAGGCCACTCTCTTTTACTTTATCGGTAAACTTTTCAAGGTTATCCAGTGTGAAGTCTTTAGCCCTGGCTCTGAGACTGAACCTGTCTACTGAAAAATAAACGGCATCAACGTGATCCTTACCTGCTGTAAAGGCAGCTAGGTTTCGAACACCTACCACAAGTTCAGGAATTCGGCCTTGCATGACAAGTTAATAGCATGAAAGGGATAAATAGCTTAACCAAAACAAAAAAAATGAATGGACAGGCCTACTTACCTATCCCCATTGTCTTATTGGTCTTTTCAATTGATCTGGCACCGTCTGATTCCAGCTCGCACATGGCCCTTATGGCATCCACATTTTCCGGCACAACATCAGATTCCTGGTGAATGGCCTGGAAAAAATATAGTTCACCATGATATTTGCTGATACTGTCCTTCCAGATCACATTCTCAAA
The sequence above is a segment of the Methanosarcinales archaeon genome. Coding sequences within it:
- a CDS encoding lipoate--protein ligase family protein, giving the protein MKWRVIPLETHDAATAMALDEAASEAVRAGGPPTIRFYRWLPSAVSIGYFQSMETEVNLDACRQLGVDQVRRRTGGGTVYHDHDGEITYSVIAPESFFGKDIIASYNLICGWIVEAFSRLGICSEFKPINDIVTQGKKISGNAQTRRGKVLLQHGTILYDLDVKRMFSVLRVSEEKISDKMIAAVEDRVTCVRRVSNATRDETYQALCEAFTKDKDFYEGKWTEKELAYAKELAETKYSTREWNFQR
- a CDS encoding U32 family peptidase → MQGRIPELVVGVRNLAAFTAGKDHVDAVYFSVDRFSLRARAKDFTLDNLEKFTDKVKESGLKSYLAVNTVVYPEDLPAMSSVLEGAENAQVDAVIAWDPAVIQVALDQGLRVHISTQANVSNWQAAEFYQKLGASRVVLSRELSLKQIKDIRQHTSIELEVFVHGAMCQAISGRCYLSAYLLGKSGNCGDCIQPCRWQWTLHGEDGALVELGGKFLLSSKDLCMIEHIPELIETGVDAFKIEGRLRNTSYTSTVSRCYRQALDAYENGSYTILKAREWKQELNDVYNREFSTGFYFGVPGPDGQAVEADMNASPVIRHAVGVVLNYFPKQGAAAVRLLEQGLVVGDIVVIEGTNTYVEQKVESLQIGEKSVRKALKGDEVGLGVTGRVRKNDRVYRVKNC